Within Leptospira brenneri, the genomic segment CTTTGTCTTTCCATTGTACATCTGTAGTATCAGGATGAAGGCCATTGAATAATACATAACCATTACTTGCTACGAGAGTAATTTTTACTGTGCCTTCTAAAATTTTTAAGTTCTGAAGGTAAGTGCGGATGGTTTCTAAGGAAAGGTCAGCACCAGCAATCCCTACAAAGGTTTGGTTTCGGAGAACCGGATACACAAGAGAAATCATTGTGACATCTTTACCATCTACTTTGTAATCAAAAGGAGGAATGAGTTCCACTTTTTTGTTTTTTTTAGGAAGTTGGTAAAAATCGGATTCAGGAAGATCAGACCCAACTACAGGTTCAATGATGATTTTTCCATTGGATTTTACAGAATAGGGGATTAGTCTTCCTGTTTTGTCGTGAAAATTCGCATTACGATAGTTAGAGTCTTTCCCGTCAAAAGCATTCGGTTCAAATACAACATAAGTCCCTAAGATAGACTCGTTTGAAGCCGTCATCAAATTTAAAATTCGAAAAATACGATCTCGATCGAGTAGGTTTGGTTCTTGTAAAATCTGTTTGAGAAGGTAAGCTTCGTTTAAAGGACCTGAAAGATAATCACCAACATCGAGAGAAATTTTGTCTGCAAGGACAGAGATATTCTCTAATGCATTTTCTTTTGCATTTTTATATATGACATAAGAGATAAGAGTGAGTATAACTCCTAATGAAAACAGTGTAATGACTGATGTACCTAAAGCTAACTTCTGTTTGATGTTCATTCTTTTGGATATTCTTTCCTAAGTGAATTGTTACCATAAGGAGGTTAGGTGTTTTCTCAACACATTTCCTAAATGATTTTGAGTTTTTCCGGATATTGGCTGAGGCCGAGTAAATTCCCATCCGTATCTAAGAAGTAAACCGTATACTCTGTTTGATTTTGGATTTCTATCTGGTTTAAAAACTGGATCCAGCTAGATTTATCGTTTTCGTTAAAGGAAAATACAAGAGCACGGGGGGAACTTTTTTCTCCTTCTTCTAACATAAGGATGATGGAACCAAACTCGATCCAAATAGAACGCAAAAGCCCAGACGGATAATGGAATTCCCTGGTTTTCTTTGCACCTGGAATTCGTAGATAAAACTCTGCTAAATTGGAAGGGTTCGGAGTACCGATGGCAATGTGATGGATCATTTTTTTCTTTTCAAATCCCTTTCTAAAAAAGAAGTTATCATGAAATCTATGTATCGGAGTTTTTCATGAAAAAATCCCTCATTCTGGCGCTCGCTCTCGGGCTTTTCTTGGCTAATTGTAAATCCAAAGTGTATACCCAAGAAGAGTGTGAGTCTGCTCTCGCTAGCACATTCACTCAAATTGAAGAGGAAGCTAAAAAGAATCCAGCAGCAGCACCAGTTCTCGCAGGATTGCAACAAGGTAAACAAAAAATGATCGATCAGTGTATGGAAGGAAAATTTGATCCAAACTGTTTGAAAAATGCTCCAGGTTTTGCTGGCATTATGGGTTGTGTAAAAAAATAATTTTACAAATTCTACCGGGGATTCCCATTCCCGGTTTTTGTCTCACCTTCTAAACTTTCAAATCCCCCAGGTTCCTTGTAACATCCATGAGTCCGGTAGGGTCCATCTTCAAAAAAACGAATTTCTTGTGCGTATCTTTTCCCTTCCCATAAACATCTTTTGCAAATGAAAGGTCGAATGGCCCAGTCTTCACATTCTTCCGGTCGGAAGGTGGGGAAAACTCGGAGTAAGGGTTTGGAAATTTCCTCTTTTGAGTCTGCCCAAAGGACAAATCCAAAAACTAGAAATACTCCCAAAATCAAAGTTAGTTTCATTCAATAAAACTATCGGGATTTCTCGGCAATTTCAGGATGGGTTTAGTGAAAGAAAATACGAGTACAGAATGGAAAGGGGTGGTGCTTGTTCTTATCGGAGCACTTCTATTTAGCGCGAAAGCCGTGATTGTTAAGTTGACGTATCGTTATGAAATTTCACCGATTGGATCCCTTTTCTTTCGAATGGTCTTTGCTTTTCCTTTTTTGGCTTGGA encodes:
- a CDS encoding VOC family protein — protein: MIHHIAIGTPNPSNLAEFYLRIPGAKKTREFHYPSGLLRSIWIEFGSIILMLEEGEKSSPRALVFSFNENDKSSWIQFLNQIEIQNQTEYTVYFLDTDGNLLGLSQYPEKLKII
- a CDS encoding TIGR04454 family lipoprotein encodes the protein MKKSLILALALGLFLANCKSKVYTQEECESALASTFTQIEEEAKKNPAAAPVLAGLQQGKQKMIDQCMEGKFDPNCLKNAPGFAGIMGCVKK